CTATCTAAGTCCTCATCGCTACATATAACTCTTATAATATCTCCTGCTTCAAATTTAAAATAAGGCCCTGGAGATATATACATCTTATCATTCCTTTTTACAGATATTATTGTACTATTAGTATGCTTCCAAAATTCTGTATCAGAAATAGTTTTATTTACTATATAAGAATTTGAATATATAACCATTTCATAAGAAGCTTCTAAATTTATATTTTCAAATTGAATGGAGTTTTCTAAAATCAAATCCATGTATTTATCTATTTCTTTTTCAATTTTCATTTTTTCTTTTTGAAGAGATTTTATCTTCTTCCTAAGTTCTTTAATATTATTTTTAGCATTAAATCTATGTATAAATAGATATGCATTTTCCATGGATTTAATATATATACCGCTTTTTTCTGTAACTTCTACTACCTGCATATCTTTAAGTAAAGAAACAGATCTTCTTATAGTTTCTGGAGATACATTATATTTACTTGAAAGAGTAGATCTTCCTCTAATTTTTTCCCCCACTTTAAATTCATTGTTATAAATTTTTTGAGCTATATCTATTGCTATTTTCATATATTTGGGAGTATCTGTATTTTCCATAATTCTTCTCCTTATACTCATATTATTTAAATTATATTAAAACTTCATCTGCTATTTAGTAGTATAAAATTCTATAAAACAGTTTAATATATAATCTTATTTTAAATGAATTCTTATAAACAGGGTTCTTGGCTTTAGATGAAGTTTTTACTTTCTAAAGCTTATTAACATAATTCTTAGAAGTTTTACTCTTTAGAAGTCGTTATCCTTTAGGAAAATCCTTATCCAGGGATGTATCCGACTTTACTCTAACTTTGAATAAGTTGGAGTATTAGAGTAAATAATCATCGGATAAATTAACTAAGAATAATTTGTATTTTTATGATGCTGACAATTTAATAATTACTGACTAAATAACAGCTACTATTACAATTATACATTGATTTTAAATAAACTCAAAATTTAGATAACAAAAATAAAATTAGCAAATTTTACAAATTTAAATATATGTGTTATAATTAAAATCACAATCTGGCATACCTCTTTTTTTTATAAGTTGTCAGTTTGAGGAGGATTTGTATGATTCAAAAATTTAAAAAAGAAAAAGTTTTTTATGTATCAATCATAAGCTTATTACTTATATTACTGTTGGCTTTTTTTAATATTAATTCTTTTTCAAAATCTACTAAAAATATATTAAATTTCTTACTAGATAGGTTCTCTTGGTTTTATATACTGGTTATGCTATCTTTTTTTATTTTTTGTATGTGGGCAGCCTTTGGTAAATATGGAAAAATAAAATTAGGAAAAAATAATGAAAAACCAGAATACAGTTTGATTTCTTGGTTTACTATGCTTTTTAGTGCCGGTATGGGTATAGGTTTAATCTTTTGGGGAGTTGCAGAACCTTTAAACCATTATATTCATCCCTTTAAATTACAAGGCTTTACACAGGAAGCCAAAACTTTTGCTATGACAAAATCATTTCTACATTGGGGTATCTCAGCTTGGTCTTGTTATGCTGTTCTAGCTTTAGCATTAACTTATTTTCAGTTTAGAAAAGGAAAACCAGCTTTGATGAGCAGTTTATTAATACCTATAATAGGTGAAAAAAAAGCCTCTGGTTGGATTGGAAATATAATAGACGTTTTCACTATATTTGCAACTGTAGCGGGAGTAATTACTTCCCTTGGACTTGGTACACTTCAAATTAATGCAGGCTTAAACTACTTATTTAATATTCCTGAAAACATTAAAGTTCAACTTATAATAATAACTTTGGTTACTATATGTTTTATAGCTTCTGCTTCTTCAGGTCTTAATAAAGGTATTCAAACTTTATCTAATTTGAACATGCTGTTAGCAACAATTTTATTGATATTCGTAATAATAATTGGCCCTACTTTAGCTATGGGTAAAAATTTATTTTCCGGATTAGGAGTTTATATAAAAGAACTTGTAATAGATAATAATAATATATTTGTTAATGGTAATTGGTATAAAAAATGGACTATATTCTATTGGGGATGGTGGATAGCTTGGGCTCCTCCTGTAGGAATATTTATAGCTAGAATTTCTAAAGGAAGAACTATAAGAGAATTTTTATTAGGAGTTTTACTTGTCCCATCTTTAATCTGTTTCATATGGTTTGCAGTATTTGGAACAATGGGCTTCCATGTCACAAATGCTGTAGCAATTAATGCAATTAAAAGAGCCGAAACTGCCTTCTTTGTTGTTATGAATGAATATCACTTTGGTTATATTATTTCCTTAATCGCCATAATGCTTTTAGGAACTTTCTTTGTTACTTCTGCAGACTCTGCAACCTTCGTATTAGCTATGCTTTCCTCTAATGGAAACTTAAATCCTAAAAATTCTAAAAAGTTTATTTGGGGAATAATTCAAGCTTCCTTAACTATTGCTTTTCTACTAGCGGGAGGATTGGATATGATACAAACAGTTTCTATAATAGCAGCCTTTCCATTTGCTTTTATAATGATAACTGCAATGATATCCCTTAGAAGAAGTCTAAAAAATGAATTTGTAAAAGCACCTTCACTTTCTGATAGTAACAAAATCGAAAGGGCAATATAATTACCTAGTAAGGGAGAGTCTTTATTATTCTCTTCCTTACTAGGTAATTGCTTATTTTAAGTTCTATTAATTGAATCCTTTATTTTTTATTTCTACTTCACTTTTTTTATCTTTTTCTAAATTTTTAATGGCAGTAGAAAGCATAAGTTTTATTCTGTTTAGTTGATTAACTTCACTTGCTCCAGGATCATAATCTATTGGCGCAATATTTAAATAAGGATATCTTCTTTTAATCTCTCTAATCATACCTTTTCCTATAACATGGTTTGGTAAACATGCAAAAGGCTGTATGCAAATCATATTATTAACTCCAGATTCTAATAAATTTACTATTTCTGCTGTCAATAGCCACCCTTCTCCAGCTTGATTACCTAAGGATAAAATTCCTTCTCTTCCTTTAGCTAATTTCTCAATTTTTTGTGGCATCATGAATCTTTTACTACTACTTAACGCTTTTTTCATCTCTATTGTATAAAACTCTATGTATTTAATAGCTAATCTGCCAATTAATAATCCCTTTAAATTTCCGCCTAAGTTTTCATATTTAAATTTCTGATTGTAAGCACAATATAATAAAAAATACATTAAATCTGGTATTATTACCTCTGCTCCTTCTCTTTCTAATATTCCTATAATGTTATTATTCGCTAAACTATTATATTTTAAGAAAATCTCTCCTACTACTGCTACTTTTGGCTTAATTATATCGCTAGTATCTAAATTATCAAATTCACTTATCATTTCTTTTGTAATATTTTTGAACTCTTTAAAATTTCCTTCATATATATTATCTTTGCATCTATATAACCATTTTAAATAAAGTAATTTTGTTGAATTCTTTATTTTTTCGTAGGGTCTTACCCTATTTGTCATTTTTAAAAGCATATCTCCATAAGCCAATGCCATTAATGATTTATTAATCATTGGTAAAGTTATTTTGAATCCAGGATTATTCTCTATTCCTTGAGCACTTAAAGATATAACTGGTATATATTCATATCCTGCATCTTTTAATGCTTTTCTTATAAGAGAAATATAGTTAGATGCTCTACATGTGCCTCCTGTTTGAGAAATTACTACAGAAGTATTATTTAAATCATACTTTTGAGACTTAAGAGCACTTATAATTTGACCTACTATTACAATAGCAGGATAACAAGTATCATTATTTACATATTTTAATCCTTCTTCTATAGTGTGATGATTAACTGTAGGTAATACATTTAAGTTATATCCAGAACTTTTAAAAGCCACTTCTAGTAACTCTAAATGTATTGATGAAAATTGTGGACAAAGTATAGTATGTTTTTCTTTCATATCTTTTGTAAATATAGTTTTATCATAAGATTTAATAATTTTTGAATGTGAAACTGAATTTTTATTTATACTATCCATAGCAGCTTTAAGAGAGCGTACTCTAATTCTAGCTGCTCCTAAATTATTAACTTCATCTATTTTAAGTAATGTATATATTTTACCAAAACCCTCTAATATTTCTTGCACTTGATCTGTAGCAATAGCATCTAATCCACACCCAAAAGAGTTTAATTGAATTAGTTCTAAATTTTTTCTAGTACCTACAAATTGTGCCGCCCTATAAGCTCTTGAATGATAAGTCCATTGATCCAATACTCTTAATGGCCTTGGGATTTCAACTAAATCAGCTACAGAATCCTCTGTAAAAACTGCCAAACCTTCTTCTGCTATCATATTTGGTATACCATGATTTATTTCCAAATCTAAATGATAAGGTCTTCCACTTAATACAATACCTTTTCCATTGTTTTTATCTAAGTTTCCTAACATTTCTAATGCCTTATTTTTTATATCCTCTTTAACATTTTCTACTTCCTTATAAGCTTTATCAACTGCATTGTTTATTTCCTTTTCATTTACATTGAATATCTTTAGTTCCTCGTATAAGTTTTTCTTCATTGACTTTCTATCATTAAAATTTAAGAATGGGTTTTTATATATTATATCTTTATTTCTTAAAGATACAATATTGTTTTTGACCACCTCTGGATAAGAAATTACTATAGCACAATTATAATGATTATCTGCTCTTTTATCTTCTAATCTCTCATAAGAAATGCATGGGTAAAATATAAATTTTAAGCCTTTTTTTATAAGACTTAATATATGTCCATGAGCAATTTTTGCAGGATAACAAATAGATTCTGATGGTATAGTATCAATACCTTCATTATAAATTTTTTTTGTAGAATTAGGAGATAATACTACTCTAAAACCTAGTTCTGTAAAAAAAGTATGCCAAAACGGATAATTTTCGTACATATTTAAAACTCTTGGTATACCTACTTCTCCTCTCGTTGCTTTTTCTATTGAGAGAGATTTATATCCAAAGATTCTTTTATATTTGTAATCAAATAAATTTTCCGCTTTTTTTGTATTTTTAGTTGCACCTTTACATCTTTCACATCTATTACCTGAAATAAATTTTCTTCCATCAGAAAATTTACTTACAGTAAGTAAACAATTGTTACTACATAATCCACAATGCCTAAATTCATTTGACATTCTAAAATTCTCGATCTGTGCCTCACCTAAAATATTAGAAATTTCATCTTCATTATATCTATCTTTTGCGATAAGAGCAGCTCCAAAGGCTCCCATAAGTCCAGCAATATCAGGTCTTATGACATCTTTACCAGTAATTTTTTCAAAAGATCTTAAAACAGCCTCATTATAAAAAGTTCCACCTTGTACTATAATTTTTTTTCCAAGATCCTCTGTTTTTTTAATTTTTATAACTTTATAAAGAGCATTTTTAATTACGGAATAAGATAATCCAGAGGATATAGCTCCAATGTCCGCACCTTCCTTTTGCACTTGCTTAACTTTAGAATTCATAAATACAGTACATCTTGATCCTAAATCTACTGGATTTTTTGATAACAATCCCTCTTTAGAGAAATCTTCAATACTCATGTTTAAAGATTGCGCAAACATATCAAGAAAAGAGCCACAGCCCGATGAACAAGCCTCATTTAATTGAATAGAGTTTATTACACCATCTTTTATCTTTATGCACTTCATATCTTGACCTCCTATATCAAGAATAAAGTCCACATCCCTTGAAAAATACTTTGCTGCTCTATAGTGTGCAACAGTTTCAACTTCTCCAATATCAATGTTCAAAGCTGACTTGATAAGTCTTTCTCCATAACCAGTAACTGCAACCTTAGCAACTTTTATTCTTTTATTAATTTTACTATATATTTCCTTTAATATCTTTATGGTAATTTCTATAGGATTCCCTTTGTTACTATCATAAAAAGAATATAAAATGGCCCCTTCATTATCTATTAATATAGCTTTAGTGGTTGTAGATCCAGCATCTATACCTAAAAAAACTTCTCCTTCGTATGAATTTATATCTCTCCTCTTCGACTTACAGTTGTAATGCCTTTGCCTAAAATTATGTAATTCCTTCTCATTTTTAAATAATGGCTCTAGCGTATATGAACCATCCATATTATTGATATTATCCAAGTTTTCAACAGCTTCTAATAACTTTTCAAAAGTTATAACTTTCTCTTTTTTAGATTGTATAGCCGCGCCAATAGCAACAAATAATTGAGGATTTTGGGGAAACAATATTTTATCTTTTTTTAATTTTAAAGTATCAATAAATCTTTTTCTAAGCTCTGATAAAAAATATAAAGGCCCTCCTAAAAAAGCAACATTTCCCTTTATAGGCTTTCCACAAGCAAGACCACTTATAGTTTGATTTACCACAGCCTGAAATATGGATGCAGCTATGTCCTCTTTAGTAGCTCCTTCGTTTATAAGAGATTGTATATCAGTCTTTGCAAAAACTCCACATCTTGCAGCAATTGGATAAATTATTTTATGATTCTTAGCTAATTCGTTCAATCCCTCAGCGTCTGTTTCAAGTAGTGTAGACATTTGATCTATAAAAGCTCCTGTACCACCTGCACATACTCCATTCATACGTTGCTCTAAACTATCCCCAAAATATGTTATTTTTGCATCCTCACCACCTAATTCTATGGCTACATCCACATTATTCATAAAAGTTTCAACTGCTTCTGTACAAGCAATAACTTCTTGAATAAAAGATACTCCTAAAAGCTTTGATAATGATAATCCACTAGATCCCGTCATCATTACTGTAATATCATAATTTTTATATTTCTTAAAAACTTCTTTTATAAAGAAAATTACAACTTCTTTTATATTAGAATAGTGTCTTTCATACTTACTATAAATAATATTATCTTTCATATCTAATAATACAATCTTAATAGTTGTTGATCCTATATCAATTCCTAAATGTAATATTTCTTTCATAAACTTCTCACCTCAATGTCAATTATTATTAACATAATTAATATGTAAACACTATTTTATAATTCTTACCTTTTCAATACATAATATACTTATTTTGAAATAAAAAAAGAGAGGTTATAAGTATTTAATCTTAACCTACCCCTTTTTCTATAACCACTTATATATTATTATTTAATATTTTCTCCTATATACTTTCCAAAACTTCTACATCTATCTAGTGCTTCATCATCAGGATTCCATATTTCTCTTATTCCATCATTTATTATTTCAAATCCTGCTTTATTTAATTCTTTTGTAATAAGTTTAACAGATTCTCCACCCCATCCGTAACTTCCAAATGCTGCGGCTTTTTTCCCTTTAAATCCAAGTCCTTTTATCATTTCTAGTATTGATGCTGTAGATGATAACATTCCCTTATTTATTGTTGAAGATCCCACAAGGATTAATTTTGATTTAAATACTTCTGTTATAATATCGTTCTTATCATTTTTTGAGGAATTAAAAATTTTTATTACAACATCTTTATTTATTTTCTTTATACCTTCTGCTATAGTCTCTGCCATTCTTCTTGTGCTATTCCACATGGTATCATAAATTATAGTAACTTGATTTTCTCCATAATTTTTAGCCCATTCCATATATTTATCTACAATTTGAAGGGGCTTTTCCCTCCAAATGACACCATGACTAGGACAAATCATATCAACTGGTAGATTAAAACTTAAGATTTCCTCTATTTTCTTTATTACTAATGGACTAAAAGGTGTTAAAATATTTGCATAATATTTTATTGCTTCTTGTAATAATTCTGAACTATCAACTTTATCATTATATATAAGTTCTGATGCATAGTGCTGTCCAAAAGCATCATTACTAAACAATATATTTTTACCACTTAAATAAGTAAACATACTATCTGGCCAATGAAGCATTCTTGCTTCAACAAATATCAATTTATTTTCCCCTATTTCTAAAGTATCTCCTGTTTTAACCTCAACAAAATTCCAATCCTCATGATAATGAGCCTTTAGTAATTTTGCTCCATTTTTAGTACAATATATAGGAGTATTTGGAATCTCCTTCATGAGTTCAGGTAATGCTCCACTATGGTCACTTTCTGAATGATTTACAATAATATAATCGATCTTATCTAAATCTATTTCCTTTTTTAAATTAAAAATAAATTCCTTTGCAAATGGTTGCCAAACAGTATCTATAAGTACATTTTTTTCATCTTTGATTAGATATGAATTATAAGATGACCCCTTATCCGTAGAATATTCCTTCCCATGAAAACTTCTTAATTCCCAGTCTATTTTTCCAACCCAAGTAACAATATCATTGATTTTAAATGACATAATCATCGTCCTTTCTAATTATATATTTTGAAATAATCTATTATTTTAAAGGTTTATATTTTGTTCTGACTCTTTTGCTCTAACTCTACTAATTTCTTATATGTTACTTCAACCTTTTTTACAATAGCTCTTAAGAACTATAGAAATCGATACAGTTAGTATATCCTTATGTTGTCTAAAAAAACCATTTATATCATTTAAAAACTATTTTTTTGTATTGAGCTTATTTATTAAAATTATTAAGTTTCATCTAAACATACATAATGGGAAATATAAAAATACAAAAAGTATTTAGGATTATTACTTGAATAAGCATTAAAAATTAGATAGTATATGCTGTGCTGGATTGATATAATAATAAAATCATATAAATAAGAAAAATAAAAAAGAATAAGGCTTTTAAATATTTCTCTTCAACACTTTATGAAGTCTTGAAAATCAATACCTTCCCTTATTCCTTCTACCCCATTTATTCTATCTATAATGCTCCCTTTTTATTATTTCCCTTTAATTTCAAATTAGCTTTCACCCCTTATTCTCTAGCCAATTTAATATTCTTTATTCTTAGTTAAAATTTTTTTAATTATTAACTAACTATCATTCATATTTATATTTTTAATACCGCTTTGCTATTCTTTCTCTTTTTTCATATATTAAATCTTTATTTTTCTATTAATTATTCTTTTTTAGTGAGTATACTTCATTATATTTCATGTATAAATAATCCACTTCTTAATTTTGGTTCAAACCAAGTAGATTTTGGTGGCATAACTTTATTATTATCAGCAATTTTTATTATTTCTTCTATAGCTGTAGGATACATAGAAAATGCTACCCCGTTTTCTGTTTTATCCACTAATTCTTCTAGTATTTTTAATCCCCTTATGCCACCTACAAAATCTATTCTATTATCCTTTCTTGGATCTTTTATTTTAAGTATTGGTTCTAATAAATTATTTTGTAGTATTGCCGCATCTAGTGATTCCACTTCATCTTCAGCATTAAATGTATCTGGCTTCGCAGTCAAAACATACCATTTGTTTTTATAATACATACCAAACTTATATTTTTCTTCAGATCTATACTGCATATTCTCTATATTTTTGCTTTCTAATTGTCCATCTTGTAAGTTATTCTGCATCTCACAAGCTTCTATAGCTTTTTCATTTTTTACTTTAGGATCATATTCTTTTACTATAAATTTTTCTTCTATTCTATTTATAAATTCTTCTTCTGTATAATCCAATGTGTCCTTTACTACTCTATTATAATCCATTATTTCCAATTCTTTATGTGGGAAAAGTACACCTAAGAAATAATTAAACTCCTCTTCCCCTGTATAGTTCTCATTTTCTTTTCTTCTTTTTAACCCTACTTTTACTGCTGAAGCTGCTCTATGATGTCCATCTGCTATATAAACAGAAGGTATAGTTTTAAATATGCGACATATTTCTTCTATTTTACTTTCATCATCTATTTGCCATACTGTATGCTTAACTCCATCTTCTGCAACAAAATCATATAAAGCTTTATTTTTAGTATGATTTTCTATTATAGCATTTAGTTTTTCTTCATATTTATAAGTTAAAAATATAGGTCCTGTATGAGCGCTGCAAGTATCTACATGTTTTATTCTATCTAATTCTTTTTCTTCTCTAGTGTATTCATGTTTTTTTATTACATTATTCATGTAATCGTCAATAGATAAGCACCCAACTATACCTGTTTGTATATTTCCATTCATATTAAGACTATAAATATACAACATTGGCTTTTCTTCTTTTATAAATAGTTCTTTTTTTATCATAGTATTTAAATTTTCTCTTGCCTTGTCATAAACTTTTTGATCATAAGGATTAATATCTTTATTTAAATCTATTTCTGCTCTATCTATATGCAGGAAAGAATAGGGGTTTTTATCCCCTATGTCTTTAGCTTCATCAGTATTAACTACATCATAAGGTAGGGCTGCTATTTTATTATCAAATCCTTTATTAGGTCTTATAGCTTTAAATGACTTTAATATGGTCATGTGTTTCTCCTCCTATATTAAAAAAATTATCTAATATATCTACTATTTCTTCTCCTATTCTCATTTGTGCTTCTTTAGTAGATGCTCCTATATGAGGTGTTACACTTACTCTTTCATGATCTATAAGTTCTTTTTTAGGTTTTGGCTCATTTTCAAATACATCTAGAGCTGCTGCTGTTACTTTTCCATCATTAAGCGCTTTTAAAAGAACTTCTTCTTCTATTACTCCACCTCTAGCACAATTTATTATATATACTCCATCTTTTATCTTATTAAATTCTTCTTCTTTTAATAAAGCTCCTCTATCCTTATCAAAAGGTATATGAACAGATATAAAATCTGAGTTATTTAATAAATAATCTAAAGTACAGCATTTAAATTCTCTGTATTCTTCACACTTACCTGCTATATCATAATAAATCACATCCATACCTAAAGCATTAGCTCTTTTAGCTACCTCTCTAGCTATCCTTCCAAATCCTATTAAGCCTAATGTCTTTCCATATATCTCTGTTCCTTTATATTTTTTCTTTTCCCACTTTCCTTGAAGCATAGTTACATTTGCTGTATTTATAAATCTACTTATGCAAAACATGTGTCCTATAGTTAATTCTGCTACAGATACGCTACTAGCTTTAGGTGTATTAAAAACAGTAACACCTTTTTCTTTAGCATATTCTAAATCTACATTATCAAGTCCAACACCCGCTCTTACAACCAATTTTAGATTGCCTTTCATTCCTGCATCTATTATTTCCTTGTCTACTTTAGTAGCTGATCTTATTATAATAGCATCAAAATCTTTTATTTTTTCTTTAAGCTCCTCTTTTTCAAAATGTTTATCTAATACTACAAATCCTTGTGCCTTTAATTTATTTAAAGCATTCTGATCCATTCCATCAGAAACTAATATTTTTATCATAAATTTCATCCTTTCAAATAAGTTATTTTAAATTTAGAATATCGTTTATATTTTCTAATAATTCTTTTATATCTTTTAAAGTGCATTGTCCCATGTGTGCTATTCTAAAGCCCTTATCTTTTAATTTTCCATATCCATTAGATATTTGGAAACCTCTTTTTCCTAACTCTTCATTTAATTTTTTAATATCTATATTTCTTGTATTTTCTATATTAGTTAAGGTATTTGATAAATACTTTTCATCTCCATAAATTTTAAAGTATTTTCTAGCCCATGCTCTTACATACTCTGCCATTTCTATATGCCTTTCATATCTTTTTTCAAGGCCTTCTTCTAAAATTTTATCTAATCTATAGTCCATTGCAAACATATGAGATAAAGAAGGTGTTGATGGATATTGATAGTTCTTCTTTTGTATATATTTATAAAGAGAAAGTAAATCTAAATAGTACCCTCTATTAGTAACTTTTTCTGCTCTCTCTACAGATCTTTGAGAAAATGAGCATATAGCCATTCCTGGTGGTAATGCTAATGCTTTTTGAGTAGAAGTTATACATATATCAACTCCTAGTTTATCTACATCTATTTTTGTTCCGCCCATAGAACTAACACAATCCAATGACCATATTACTTCTGGATATTTTTTTATAACCTTGCTTATTTCTTCTACTGGATTCATAATCCCTGTAGATGTTTCATTATGAGTTATAAAAATAGAATCATATTTTCCTGTAGATAGAACTTCTTCTACTAACTCTGATTTTACAGCTTCACCCCATGGAACCTCATATAAATCTGCTGGTACATTGTTTGCTACAGCCATGTCATACCATCTCTT
Above is a window of Clostridium sporogenes DNA encoding:
- a CDS encoding alanine--glyoxylate aminotransferase family protein, which gives rise to MHKRLFIPGPVEVEKDVLEKMSTAMIGHRSKEASALQKNISDKLRRVFNTKEEILLSTSSGSGLMEGTIRCTTVKRAAVFAIGAFGKRWYDMAVANNVPADLYEVPWGEAVKSELVEEVLSTGKYDSIFITHNETSTGIMNPVEEISKVIKKYPEVIWSLDCVSSMGGTKIDVDKLGVDICITSTQKALALPPGMAICSFSQRSVERAEKVTNRGYYLDLLSLYKYIQKKNYQYPSTPSLSHMFAMDYRLDKILEEGLEKRYERHIEMAEYVRAWARKYFKIYGDEKYLSNTLTNIENTRNIDIKKLNEELGKRGFQISNGYGKLKDKGFRIAHMGQCTLKDIKELLENINDILNLK